The following are encoded in a window of Kitasatospora fiedleri genomic DNA:
- a CDS encoding TIM barrel protein: MNDVTAAAQHRFTVNLSILFGELPLLERPAAAAAAGFTAAELWWPFGEEPAPGAEETGALVAAFEDAGVELTGLNLLDDLVRGARGALSLPAESERFRANVPVATALAARLGTGALNALYGNRVPGTDPAEQDALALENLALAARAAHAIGAVLLVETLNRAESPDYPLVTAAAAVDVVDKVNAATGLGNAKFLCDLYHLARNGEDPGAVIEAHADRIGHVQIADTPGRNEPGTGDLDFEDLFARLTAAGYRGRVGLEYRPAGGVSAESFDWLPRELRAAR; the protein is encoded by the coding sequence GTGAACGACGTGACCGCTGCCGCCCAGCACCGCTTCACGGTCAACCTGTCCATCCTGTTCGGCGAACTGCCCCTGCTGGAGCGGCCCGCGGCCGCCGCGGCGGCCGGCTTCACCGCCGCCGAACTCTGGTGGCCCTTCGGCGAGGAGCCCGCCCCCGGGGCGGAGGAGACCGGCGCGCTGGTCGCCGCGTTCGAGGACGCCGGGGTCGAACTGACCGGCCTCAACCTCCTCGACGACCTGGTCCGCGGCGCCCGCGGCGCGCTCTCCCTCCCCGCCGAGAGCGAGCGCTTCCGGGCGAACGTCCCGGTCGCCACCGCCCTCGCCGCCCGCCTGGGCACCGGCGCGCTGAACGCCCTCTACGGCAACCGCGTCCCCGGCACCGACCCCGCCGAGCAGGACGCCCTCGCCCTGGAGAACCTCGCCCTCGCCGCCCGGGCCGCCCACGCGATCGGCGCGGTCCTGCTGGTCGAGACGCTCAACCGGGCCGAGTCCCCCGACTACCCGCTGGTCACCGCCGCCGCCGCGGTCGACGTGGTCGACAAGGTCAACGCCGCCACCGGGCTCGGCAACGCGAAGTTCCTCTGCGACCTCTACCACCTCGCCCGCAACGGCGAGGACCCGGGCGCCGTCATCGAGGCGCACGCCGACCGGATCGGCCACGTGCAGATCGCCGACACCCCCGGCCGCAACGAACCCGGCACCGGCGACCTCGACTTCGAGGACCTGTTCGCCCGCCTCACCGCCGCCGGCTACCGCGGCCGCGTCGGCCTGGAGTACCGCCCGGCCGGCGGCGTCAGCGCCGAGAGCTTCGACTGGCTGCCGCGCGAACTGCGCGCCGCGCGCTGA
- a CDS encoding 2-hydroxy-3-oxopropionate reductase, with the protein MSRKIAFIGLGIMGKPMAVNLVGAGHHVTGYNLTREPVDALVAAGGHGAASIAEAVADAEVVITMVPADPQVEQVILGEGGVLEHARDGALVIDMSSITPQTSIKVEAAAKARGVRTLDAPVSGGEAGAVEAVLSIMVGGAAADFAEAKPLFDALGTTVVHVGPAGAGQTVKAANQLIVAVNIQVLAEAVVFLENAGVDLAAALDVLGGGLAGSTVLNRKKGNMLAREFAPGFRIDLHHKDMGIVTDAARAVGAALPLGAVAAQLVASARANGDGSLDHSALLRGVERLSGREVK; encoded by the coding sequence ATGAGCCGCAAGATCGCCTTCATCGGCCTCGGCATCATGGGCAAGCCCATGGCCGTCAACCTGGTCGGGGCCGGCCACCACGTCACCGGCTACAACCTCACCCGGGAGCCCGTCGACGCCCTGGTCGCGGCCGGCGGCCACGGCGCCGCCTCGATCGCCGAGGCCGTCGCCGACGCCGAGGTCGTCATCACCATGGTGCCCGCCGACCCGCAGGTCGAGCAGGTGATCCTGGGCGAGGGCGGCGTCCTGGAGCACGCCCGGGACGGCGCCCTGGTCATCGACATGTCCAGCATCACCCCGCAGACCTCGATCAAGGTCGAGGCCGCCGCGAAGGCCCGCGGCGTCCGCACCCTGGACGCCCCGGTCTCCGGCGGCGAGGCCGGCGCCGTCGAGGCGGTGCTCTCCATCATGGTCGGCGGCGCGGCGGCCGACTTCGCCGAGGCGAAGCCGCTGTTCGACGCGCTCGGCACCACCGTCGTGCACGTCGGCCCGGCCGGCGCCGGACAGACCGTCAAGGCCGCCAACCAGCTGATCGTCGCCGTCAACATCCAGGTGCTGGCCGAGGCCGTGGTCTTCCTGGAGAACGCGGGCGTCGACCTCGCCGCCGCCCTCGACGTGCTCGGCGGCGGACTGGCCGGCTCCACCGTGCTGAACCGCAAGAAGGGCAACATGCTCGCCCGCGAGTTCGCCCCCGGCTTCCGGATCGACCTGCACCACAAGGACATGGGCATCGTCACCGACGCCGCCCGCGCCGTCGGCGCCGCGCTCCCGCTCGGCGCGGTCGCCGCCCAACTGGTCGCCTCCGCCCGCGCCAACGGCGACGGCTCGCTCGACCACTCCGCGCTGCTGCGCGGCGTCGAGCGGCTCTCCGGCCGCGAGGTCAAGTAA
- the allB gene encoding allantoinase AllB: protein MPIDAAVIRSRRVVLPDGERPADVLVRAGRIERVAPHGTLPADGRPLTDLGATALLPGLVDTHVHVNEPGRTDWEGFASATRAAAAGGVTTIVDMPLNSIPPTTTVQGLAAKRKTAEGQTWVDLGFWGGAVPGNTGDLELLHREGVFGFKSFLAPSGVEEFPHLATPADLESALAEQARLGALAIIHAEDPAVLDAAPQVPGAHYRDFLASRPDGAEAAAVAALLAAARRTGARVHVLHVSSAAVLPLLRRARADGVQVTAETCPHYLTLAAEEVPDGDTAFKCCPPIRDESNRDLLWQALADGEFTAVVSDHSPSTPDLKLLRRHGGSGDFAAAWGGIASLQLGLPAVWTEARRRGHTLADVVRWMSAGPAALVGLTGTKGAIAPGYDADLVAFDPDGELTVRAERLHHKNPVTPYAGRTLTGLVRHTWLRGRPVDPDGAPHGRQLTRPRTPNEGAPVEY from the coding sequence ATGCCCATCGACGCCGCGGTGATCCGCTCCCGGCGGGTGGTCCTGCCGGACGGCGAACGCCCCGCCGACGTGCTGGTGCGGGCCGGGCGGATCGAGCGGGTCGCCCCGCACGGCACCCTGCCCGCCGACGGCCGGCCGCTCACCGACCTGGGCGCCACCGCCCTGCTGCCCGGCCTGGTCGACACCCACGTGCACGTCAACGAGCCCGGCCGCACCGACTGGGAGGGCTTCGCCTCCGCGACCAGGGCCGCCGCGGCCGGCGGCGTCACCACGATCGTCGACATGCCGCTCAACTCGATCCCGCCGACCACCACCGTCCAGGGCCTGGCCGCCAAGCGGAAGACCGCCGAGGGCCAGACCTGGGTCGACCTGGGCTTCTGGGGCGGGGCCGTCCCCGGCAACACCGGTGACCTCGAACTCCTGCACCGGGAAGGGGTGTTCGGCTTCAAGTCCTTCCTCGCCCCGTCCGGGGTGGAGGAGTTCCCGCACCTGGCCACCCCCGCCGACCTGGAGTCCGCGCTGGCCGAACAGGCCCGGCTCGGCGCGCTGGCGATCATCCACGCCGAGGACCCGGCCGTGCTGGACGCCGCCCCCCAGGTGCCCGGCGCCCACTACCGCGACTTCCTGGCCTCCCGCCCGGACGGCGCCGAGGCCGCCGCGGTCGCCGCCCTGCTGGCCGCCGCCCGCCGCACCGGCGCCCGGGTGCACGTCCTGCACGTCTCCTCCGCCGCCGTCCTGCCGCTGCTGCGCCGGGCCCGCGCGGACGGCGTCCAGGTCACCGCCGAGACCTGCCCGCACTACCTGACCCTGGCCGCCGAGGAGGTCCCCGACGGGGACACCGCCTTCAAGTGCTGCCCGCCGATCCGCGACGAGTCCAACCGCGACCTGCTCTGGCAGGCCCTCGCCGACGGCGAGTTCACCGCCGTGGTCTCCGACCACTCGCCCTCCACCCCCGACCTCAAACTCCTCCGGCGGCACGGCGGCAGCGGCGACTTCGCCGCCGCCTGGGGCGGCATCGCCTCCCTGCAACTGGGCCTGCCCGCCGTCTGGACCGAGGCCCGCCGGCGCGGCCACACCCTGGCGGACGTGGTCCGCTGGATGTCCGCCGGCCCCGCCGCACTGGTCGGCCTGACCGGCACCAAGGGCGCCATCGCGCCCGGGTACGACGCCGACCTGGTGGCCTTCGACCCGGACGGCGAACTGACCGTCCGCGCCGAGCGCCTCCACCACAAGAACCCGGTCACCCCGTACGCGGGCCGCACCCTCACCGGGCTGGTCCGGCACACCTGGCTGCGCGGACGGCCCGTCGACCCCGACGGCGCCCCGCACGGCCGGCAGCTCACCCGACCCCGAACGCCGAACGAAGGAGCACCAGTTGAGTACTGA
- a CDS encoding catalase: MPRTLTTESGAPVADNQNSASAGEYGPLLLQDQHLLEKLARFNRERVPERVVHARGSGAYGYFEVTDDVSRYTRAAFLSAVGKRTELFLRFSTVAGALGSTDAVRDPRGFAVKFYTEQGNYDLVGNNTPVFFIKDPLKFPDFIHSQKRDPYTGVQEPDNVWDFWAHSPASTHQITWLFGDRGIPASYRHMNGFGSHTYQWVNAEGRAHWVKYHFKTNQGIRSLDAEQAAQTAGGDADSHQRDLRQAIERGVFPSWTLYVQLMPVEDAADYRFNPFDVTKVWPHADHPLVRVGRLVLNRNPENVFAEVEQAAFSPNNFVPGIGPSPDKMLQGRLFAYADAQRYRLGVNHTQLPVNAPRAAGAANYGQDGYAALNPNGRNRNYEPNSYGGPAQTDEPLHAPQPLSGHTGTHTTPAHSKDDDFFQAGELYRLMTADEKSRLIANLAGSLAQVGRDDVVEKNLAHFHAADPDYGSRLAAAVAALRAAQED, translated from the coding sequence ATGCCCAGAACCCTCACCACCGAGTCCGGCGCACCCGTCGCCGACAACCAGAACAGCGCTTCGGCGGGCGAGTACGGCCCGCTGCTGCTCCAGGACCAGCACCTGCTGGAGAAGCTGGCCCGGTTCAACCGGGAGCGCGTCCCGGAGCGGGTGGTGCACGCCCGCGGGTCGGGCGCGTACGGGTACTTCGAGGTGACCGACGACGTCTCGCGGTACACCAGGGCCGCGTTCCTCTCGGCGGTCGGCAAGCGCACCGAGCTGTTCCTGCGCTTCTCGACCGTCGCGGGCGCGCTGGGCTCCACCGACGCGGTGCGCGACCCGCGCGGCTTCGCCGTCAAGTTCTACACCGAGCAGGGCAACTACGACCTGGTCGGCAACAACACCCCGGTGTTCTTCATCAAGGACCCGCTCAAGTTCCCGGACTTCATCCACTCGCAGAAGCGCGACCCGTACACCGGCGTCCAGGAGCCCGACAACGTCTGGGACTTCTGGGCGCACTCCCCGGCCTCCACCCACCAGATCACCTGGCTGTTCGGCGACCGCGGCATCCCGGCCTCGTACCGGCACATGAACGGCTTCGGCTCGCACACCTACCAGTGGGTCAACGCCGAGGGCCGGGCGCACTGGGTGAAGTACCACTTCAAGACCAACCAGGGCATCCGCTCACTGGACGCGGAGCAGGCCGCGCAGACCGCCGGCGGGGACGCCGACAGCCACCAGCGGGACCTGCGCCAGGCGATCGAGCGCGGGGTGTTCCCGTCCTGGACGCTGTACGTGCAGCTGATGCCGGTGGAGGACGCCGCCGACTACCGGTTCAACCCGTTCGACGTCACCAAGGTGTGGCCGCACGCCGACCACCCGCTGGTCAGGGTCGGCCGGCTGGTGCTGAACCGGAACCCGGAGAACGTGTTCGCCGAGGTCGAGCAGGCCGCGTTCTCGCCGAACAACTTCGTGCCCGGCATCGGCCCGTCGCCCGACAAGATGCTCCAGGGGCGGCTGTTCGCCTACGCCGACGCCCAGCGCTACCGGCTCGGCGTCAACCACACCCAGCTGCCGGTCAACGCCCCGCGGGCGGCCGGGGCGGCCAACTACGGGCAGGACGGGTACGCCGCGCTGAACCCGAACGGCCGGAACAGGAACTACGAGCCCAACTCGTACGGCGGCCCCGCCCAGACCGACGAGCCGCTGCACGCCCCGCAGCCGCTCTCCGGCCACACCGGCACCCACACCACCCCCGCCCACAGCAAGGACGACGACTTCTTCCAGGCCGGCGAGCTCTACCGGCTGATGACGGCGGACGAGAAGTCCCGCCTGATCGCCAATCTGGCGGGCTCGCTCGCCCAGGTCGGCCGGGACGACGTGGTCGAGAAGAACCTCGCCCACTTCCACGCCGCCGACCCGGACTACGGCAGCCGCCTCGCCGCGGCCGTCGCCGCCCTCCGCGCGGCCCAGGAGGACTGA
- a CDS encoding IclR family transcriptional regulator produces MSTVRRGRRDGLLGPGGGGSGGSGPFGVLRRALRLLEAVDRRPAGATLAELARELSVPEEQLRALADELETEGYLVGLDGGWALGGAFTLLGTQHREPMVRARLHHRLEELREELGAAVYFSRYHDGELSVEAVSAAEDAPAVHEWADFRATAHASAIGKCLLAQLDHDARLDHLARHPAARLTARTITETDRLLHRLDRQPATVPVLDLQEYSMDTVCAAVPIVAGSTVGCLATSLPVAQAHRLREAAELLAVRATPLMLAMAV; encoded by the coding sequence ATGTCGACGGTGCGCAGGGGCCGGCGTGACGGGTTGCTCGGGCCGGGCGGGGGCGGGTCGGGCGGGAGCGGGCCGTTCGGGGTGCTGCGGCGGGCGCTGCGACTGCTGGAGGCGGTGGACCGCCGCCCGGCCGGGGCGACGCTGGCCGAGCTGGCTCGGGAGCTGTCCGTCCCGGAGGAGCAACTGCGGGCGCTGGCCGATGAGTTGGAGACCGAGGGGTACCTGGTCGGGCTGGACGGCGGCTGGGCGCTGGGCGGGGCGTTCACCCTGCTGGGCACCCAGCACCGGGAACCGATGGTGCGGGCCCGGCTGCACCACCGGCTGGAGGAGCTGCGCGAAGAGCTGGGCGCGGCCGTCTACTTCAGCCGCTACCACGACGGCGAACTCTCGGTGGAGGCGGTGAGCGCCGCCGAGGACGCCCCGGCGGTGCACGAGTGGGCGGACTTCCGGGCCACCGCGCACGCCTCCGCGATCGGCAAGTGCCTGCTCGCGCAACTCGACCACGACGCCCGGCTCGACCACCTGGCCCGGCACCCGGCCGCCCGGCTGACCGCGCGCACCATCACCGAGACCGACCGGCTGCTGCACCGGCTCGACCGGCAGCCCGCCACCGTCCCGGTGCTGGACCTCCAGGAGTACTCGATGGACACGGTCTGCGCGGCCGTCCCGATCGTCGCCGGGAGCACCGTCGGCTGCCTGGCCACCTCGCTGCCGGTCGCCCAGGCGCACCGGCTGCGCGAGGCCGCCGAGCTGCTGGCCGTCCGGGCGACGCCGCTGATGCTGGCGATGGCGGTCTGA
- a CDS encoding GNAT family N-acetyltransferase: MNDHSPRAVVRPYRPTDRAALFDVCVRTGELGGDSRQTYPDLDLLPNIFAAPYAELEPDLSFVLDDGERAVGYVVATADTPTFVRRFRDEWLPTLADRYPPPTGAPATPGETMIDLMHTPERMVLPELADYPAHLHIDLLPSHQRAGYGRELIHTLLAALAAKGVPRVHLGMVTANTAARPFYDRLGFHPIPVPDPGPLTYLGRRTTD; this comes from the coding sequence ATGAACGATCACTCGCCCCGGGCCGTCGTCCGGCCCTACCGGCCCACCGACCGGGCCGCCCTGTTCGACGTCTGCGTGCGCACCGGCGAGCTCGGCGGCGACTCCCGGCAGACCTACCCCGACCTCGACCTGCTGCCGAACATCTTCGCCGCCCCGTACGCCGAGCTCGAACCGGACCTGTCCTTCGTGCTGGACGACGGCGAGCGCGCGGTCGGGTACGTGGTGGCGACCGCGGACACCCCCACCTTCGTCCGCCGCTTCCGGGACGAGTGGCTGCCCACCCTCGCCGACCGCTACCCGCCGCCGACCGGCGCCCCGGCCACCCCCGGCGAGACGATGATCGACCTGATGCACACCCCCGAGCGGATGGTGCTGCCCGAACTCGCCGACTACCCCGCCCACCTGCACATCGACCTGCTGCCCAGCCACCAGCGGGCCGGCTACGGAAGGGAGTTGATCCACACCCTGCTCGCCGCGCTGGCCGCCAAGGGCGTCCCGCGGGTCCACCTCGGCATGGTCACCGCCAACACCGCCGCCCGCCCCTTCTACGACCGCCTCGGCTTCCACCCCATCCCCGTCCCCGACCCGGGCCCGCTCACCTACCTGGGCCGCCGCACCACCGACTGA
- a CDS encoding tetratricopeptide repeat protein, protein MRLLAGRRLQQAADLLDEAHQAETGGGFAEAERLARQAAALYGRAAGPGAPETAGALVTVSRTLQAQGRPAEAERDLRAALAAGGPKPDAEALLRTALATLLRRAGRHPEAVEEIGRALAVDASPARAVRARHVSAALLAELGRHREAAEQYAEAATTARREHDGFTLVAESNRLTELAYLGEHEAVERGAARLRAESVRASGPEAGLTRGSADNSLAMSLTLRGRHADAETLLRRVLAAPPDVRQFALILHVNLSRALLGQGRTEEARTALDTARAVADRLPAPSDTDRSALDLATARLHLAEDDPAAAERAARAGLALCPAGDRPTHRALELRTVLGTAEARQGSGNGTLEAALADWEAYFGTGHHGAAAARAALAG, encoded by the coding sequence ATGAGGCTGCTCGCGGGACGCAGGCTCCAGCAGGCCGCCGACCTGCTGGACGAGGCCCACCAGGCCGAGACGGGCGGCGGGTTCGCGGAGGCCGAACGCCTGGCCCGGCAGGCCGCCGCACTGTACGGCCGGGCGGCCGGCCCCGGCGCGCCGGAGACCGCGGGCGCGCTCGTCACGGTGAGCCGCACGCTCCAGGCGCAGGGCCGCCCGGCGGAGGCGGAACGCGACCTGCGGGCCGCGCTGGCCGCCGGCGGCCCGAAGCCCGACGCGGAAGCGCTGCTGCGCACCGCGCTCGCCACCCTGCTGCGCCGCGCGGGGCGGCACCCGGAGGCGGTCGAGGAGATCGGCCGCGCCCTGGCGGTGGACGCTTCGCCCGCCCGGGCGGTGCGGGCCCGGCACGTGAGCGCGGCCCTGCTGGCCGAGCTGGGGCGACACCGGGAGGCCGCCGAGCAGTACGCCGAGGCCGCCACCACCGCCCGCCGGGAGCACGACGGCTTCACGCTGGTGGCCGAGAGCAACCGGCTGACCGAACTCGCCTACCTGGGCGAGCACGAGGCGGTCGAGCGCGGGGCGGCCCGGCTCAGGGCGGAGTCCGTCCGGGCATCCGGCCCCGAGGCCGGTCTGACCAGGGGATCGGCCGACAACAGCCTGGCGATGAGCCTCACCCTGCGCGGCCGGCACGCCGACGCCGAGACCCTGCTGCGCCGGGTGCTGGCCGCACCCCCCGACGTCCGACAGTTCGCGCTGATCCTGCACGTCAACCTCTCCCGCGCCCTGCTCGGCCAGGGCCGCACCGAGGAGGCACGCACGGCACTGGACACCGCGCGGGCCGTCGCCGACCGGCTGCCCGCCCCGTCCGACACCGACCGCTCCGCGCTCGACCTGGCCACCGCCCGCCTGCACCTGGCCGAGGACGACCCGGCCGCCGCCGAACGGGCCGCCCGCGCGGGCCTCGCCCTCTGCCCGGCCGGCGACCGCCCCACCCACCGGGCCCTGGAGCTGCGCACCGTCCTCGGCACCGCCGAGGCCAGGCAGGGCAGCGGCAACGGGACGTTGGAGGCCGCGCTCGCCGACTGGGAGGCGTACTTCGGGACCGGGCACCACGGCGCCGCCGCCGCCCGGGCGGCGCTGGCGGGCTGA
- a CDS encoding helix-turn-helix domain-containing protein, producing MTTTAGPEPRTRDADPGEHFERWRDLIARTRDAETSSPYADRFEAELRHLQLGPVTFLGTSFPHARFRRSATRVRRSDPALMHLTLVLDGVLSLSLPDEPAREFHRGDLSLATSSRPYDMRAFGVRPPGVDRPRVDAVGIDFPSELLPVPPERLRSVLNRGFRARTGTAGLVPDFLLSLDRQAAHLGPAAAERLGPIVLDLVAAWLTEEIEATGELPPTARRRALVENVRAFVRRNLHDPALTPALIAEAHHVSVSYLHRVFTEENDGETVAAWVRRRRLERAHRDLADPALRGTPVHVLAVRCGIPRPDAFSRAFRAAYGISPRDHRHRSLDGGQ from the coding sequence ATGACCACGACGGCGGGGCCCGAGCCCCGGACCCGGGACGCGGACCCGGGCGAGCACTTCGAGCGGTGGCGGGACCTGATCGCGCGGACCCGGGACGCCGAGACCAGCAGCCCGTACGCCGACCGGTTCGAGGCCGAGCTGCGCCACCTGCAGCTCGGGCCGGTGACCTTCCTCGGCACGTCCTTCCCGCACGCGCGGTTCCGGCGCTCCGCCACCCGGGTCCGGCGCTCCGACCCCGCCCTCATGCACCTGACCCTGGTGCTGGACGGCGTGCTGAGCCTGTCCCTCCCCGACGAGCCCGCCCGGGAGTTCCACCGCGGCGACCTCAGCCTGGCCACCAGCTCCCGCCCGTACGACATGCGGGCGTTCGGGGTCCGGCCCCCCGGGGTGGACCGGCCCCGGGTCGACGCCGTGGGCATCGACTTCCCGAGCGAGCTGCTGCCGGTGCCGCCGGAGCGGCTGCGGTCGGTGCTGAACCGCGGCTTCCGCGCGCGGACCGGCACCGCGGGGCTGGTGCCGGACTTCCTGCTCAGCCTGGACCGGCAGGCCGCCCACCTGGGCCCCGCCGCCGCGGAGCGGCTGGGCCCGATCGTCCTCGACCTGGTGGCCGCCTGGCTGACCGAGGAGATCGAGGCGACGGGCGAACTGCCGCCGACCGCCCGGCGGCGCGCCCTGGTCGAGAACGTCCGGGCCTTCGTCCGGCGCAACCTGCACGACCCGGCGCTGACGCCCGCGCTGATCGCCGAGGCGCACCACGTCTCGGTCAGCTACCTGCACCGGGTCTTCACCGAGGAGAACGACGGCGAGACCGTCGCCGCCTGGGTCCGCCGCCGGCGCCTGGAGCGGGCCCACCGCGACCTCGCCGACCCCGCACTGCGCGGCACCCCCGTCCACGTCCTGGCGGTCCGCTGCGGCATCCCGCGCCCCGACGCCTTCAGCCGCGCCTTCCGCGCCGCGTACGGGATCTCCCCGCGCGACCACCGCCACCGGTCGCTGGACGGCGGACAGTAG
- a CDS encoding FluC/FEX family fluoride channel, giving the protein MTNPYLDLKDRPGRPARPPGHAHSEHAPGRQLPVVGAVAVGGAFGARARYGVERLWPTTGTAFPWPILAVNTVGCLVMGALMTVLAARFPRQKRLAGALLGTGFLGGFTTFSHYTDNVRELVRGDAYGTAAAYLLLTVLAALAGVVLGVFAARAAVGVPAHQETSGGR; this is encoded by the coding sequence ATGACCAACCCGTACCTCGACCTGAAGGACCGCCCGGGCCGTCCGGCCCGGCCCCCGGGCCACGCCCACTCCGAGCACGCCCCGGGCCGGCAACTGCCGGTGGTCGGCGCGGTGGCGGTGGGCGGGGCGTTCGGCGCGAGGGCCCGCTACGGGGTGGAGCGGCTGTGGCCGACGACGGGCACGGCGTTCCCGTGGCCGATCCTCGCCGTCAACACGGTGGGCTGCCTGGTGATGGGCGCCCTGATGACGGTGCTGGCGGCCCGCTTCCCCCGGCAGAAGCGGCTGGCGGGCGCCCTGCTGGGCACCGGCTTCCTCGGCGGGTTCACCACCTTCTCCCACTACACGGACAACGTGCGGGAGTTGGTGCGCGGCGACGCCTACGGCACCGCCGCGGCCTACCTGTTGCTGACGGTACTGGCGGCGCTGGCGGGCGTGGTGCTGGGCGTGTTCGCGGCCCGCGCCGCGGTGGGCGTCCCGGCGCACCAGGAGACGTCCGGTGGTCGCTGA
- a CDS encoding urea transporter yields MTHGAEERSRSFLEREPPAYLAASLRGVGQVDLQPQLLTGAFILAGLWAAGWKVGLFATLGTLVSTAAAHAFGVDRGSIALGLQGYSGCLTGIALITSLGNHPATYVLAAVGCVLCTVLTAALTTLLRPYGLTALTAPFCVVSGVMVLGAPSFARIWHGAPAPVADPTSGDTGITFSDLWHAFFANVSQVFLVDSWYVGLIMLVGLACAGVRVLLAAALGSVAGIVTAWALGAPTAQVSAGIYGYNAVLVGIALGAVFLAATPWNAGYALFGAALSTGLTAAVTSLFKPFNGHTFTWPFILTTWVLLAAVPQLPRLRAAASG; encoded by the coding sequence GTGACGCACGGAGCCGAGGAGCGTTCCCGCAGCTTCCTGGAGCGCGAGCCGCCGGCCTACCTGGCCGCCTCGCTGCGCGGCGTCGGGCAGGTCGACCTGCAACCGCAGCTGCTCACCGGGGCGTTCATCCTCGCCGGGCTCTGGGCGGCCGGTTGGAAGGTCGGCCTGTTCGCCACCCTCGGCACGCTGGTCTCCACCGCCGCCGCCCACGCGTTCGGCGTCGACCGCGGCTCCATCGCGCTCGGCCTCCAGGGCTACTCGGGCTGCCTCACCGGCATCGCCCTGATCACCTCGCTCGGCAACCACCCCGCCACGTACGTCCTCGCCGCGGTCGGCTGCGTGCTGTGCACCGTCCTGACCGCCGCGCTCACCACCCTGCTGCGGCCCTACGGACTGACCGCGCTGACCGCCCCGTTCTGCGTCGTCTCCGGGGTGATGGTGCTCGGGGCCCCCTCCTTCGCCCGGATCTGGCACGGCGCGCCCGCCCCCGTCGCCGACCCCACCAGCGGCGACACCGGCATCACCTTCTCCGACCTGTGGCACGCCTTCTTCGCCAACGTCTCGCAGGTCTTCCTGGTGGACAGCTGGTACGTCGGCCTGATCATGCTGGTCGGCCTGGCCTGCGCGGGCGTCCGGGTGCTGCTGGCCGCCGCGCTCGGCTCGGTCGCCGGCATCGTCACGGCCTGGGCGCTCGGCGCGCCCACCGCGCAGGTCTCCGCCGGCATCTACGGCTACAACGCCGTCCTGGTCGGCATCGCGCTCGGCGCGGTCTTCCTGGCCGCCACCCCGTGGAACGCGGGCTACGCGCTGTTCGGCGCGGCCCTGTCCACCGGCCTGACCGCCGCCGTCACCTCGCTCTTCAAACCCTTCAACGGCCACACCTTCACCTGGCCGTTCATCCTCACCACCTGGGTGCTGCTGGCCGCCGTCCCGCAGCTGCCCAGGCTGCGGGCCGCCGCCAGCGGCTGA
- a CDS encoding urease subunit gamma, with protein sequence MNLAPREIDKLVVYVVADLARKRQGRGLKLNYSEAVALITEAILEAARDGRSVADCMELGRHVIGADACMDGVRQMLPLLQVEASFVDGTKLVSVHDPIGG encoded by the coding sequence ATGAACCTCGCGCCCCGCGAGATCGACAAGCTGGTCGTCTACGTGGTCGCGGACCTGGCCCGCAAGCGCCAGGGCCGCGGCCTCAAGCTGAACTACAGCGAAGCCGTCGCGCTGATCACCGAAGCCATCCTGGAAGCCGCCCGGGACGGCAGGTCCGTCGCCGACTGCATGGAACTCGGCCGGCACGTGATCGGCGCCGACGCCTGCATGGACGGGGTGCGACAGATGCTGCCGCTGCTCCAGGTCGAAGCCTCCTTCGTGGACGGCACCAAGCTGGTCTCCGTGCACGACCCCATCGGGGGCTGA